The DNA segment CAATAAACCCATCATTAACAAAACCTTCACTCTTCTCATCATAAACCCTCTCTTTTATAGTAATTTACTACCTATTTCTCTGCTCTTAAAGGGAGAGATTCTTAATAGCATAGCTGTTAGGATACAATAGGCTAGCCTATTGTTTTCGAGTCTTTAAACCCAAATAATAGCCCTATTTCAATAGAACTTCCAACAAACTACATCACCCCAATGCTTTGTAGATACCCGCGCATTACCTCATTAATAGTAGCCGATAAATCTTTGCCGGTCTTTTTTAAGCCAGCTAACACATCGCTATCAAACTGAATGGTTTGCTCGGCCTCTATGCCATTAGGAAACATTAGCTTACCGTGCCTGCGGGCGGTTTTAAGCATGTCGTCGGTAATTTCGGGGGCGTCGGGGTCGGTAAGATCGGGCTCGCCGCTGTCGGCAATTCGCCGCATACGGGCACGGTCATCATCGGTTATGCTTGCTAAAGCCTGTTTTAACGTCATTGTTACTACTGCCATCGTATAACTCCTTTTCTTTTCTACCTGCGGGACGTACCGATATTAAACGAATTTTTCTCTTTCGCTGTGTCCAACATACCGATATTAACCTACCATCATACTTTCCTACAGTTATTTTACGCATTTCACCGTAATCAAATCTGTCATCAATAAATTCAACATGGCCTTTATCGGCCCAAACGGTAATTCCTTCAAGCAACCTATAGCCGTGTTTGGCCATATTAGCTTCGTTCTTCTTTTCGTCCCACTCAAATTGCATTTTTATGCCTTAATAAAAATCATTAGCAAAGCCTATTAAAACATTACTAACTTGTATAGCGGCATTTCTTGCCTCAAAAGAGTTAGCTCCATGCCAAAAAACAGCACTTCTATAGCTACGAAAAGCATTTATAAAGCCATTCCAGTATATTCTATAAAGCGGATTATCTCTATTTTCAACCAATACATGATAATGAGAAAGAAACCTACTAAAAGGTACTGTGCCTCCATCTGCAAATCTTGGCAATACTATCTGATGAATCCTAAATAACTCATTTTCATCTAAAGTTGCCATATCTTGCTCACTTAAGGTAGCGCAAGATATAAGAAACAATCCTATACTTGTTAGAAGAATTTTTTTAATAGCTGTTACCATTTAATACTTCCATGTCTTTAATATTAGCTATGTTCAGTATACATTACATAAATTAATCTGTCAACAAAAAGAGGGCTTTCGCCCCCTTCTCTTTAAATCCTCAACCTTTCTTTAGTAAATTTCACCACCTCTGCCGCCGTACTTAAAACCAGCGCCTCACCCGCTACAGCTTGCAGTTCGGCCAACGTATAGTTCCGCAAGGCCGCTTTAATTTCGGCTATCTCCACGCCGGCTACCGCCAGCTCGGTTACACCCAGCCCCACAAAGAGTAAAGCCGTTACCTTATCACTAGCCGCTGCGCCGCAAACGGCCACCGGTTTATTGTGCTTGGCAGCTCCTTTGCAAAGCAACGCTATTAAATTAAGCACCGCCGGGTCGCCGGCTTTAGCAATGCTAGCCAAACGGCTGCTGGTACGGTCCATCGCTAGAGTGTACTGAGTTAAATCGT comes from the Spirochaetaceae bacterium genome and includes:
- a CDS encoding BrnT family toxin: MQFEWDEKKNEANMAKHGYRLLEGITVWADKGHVEFIDDRFDYGEMRKITVGKYDGRLISVCWTQRKRKIRLISVRPAGRKEKELYDGSSNNDVKTGFSKHNR
- a CDS encoding BrnA antitoxin family protein; translation: MAVVTMTLKQALASITDDDRARMRRIADSGEPDLTDPDAPEITDDMLKTARRHGKLMFPNGIEAEQTIQFDSDVLAGLKKTGKDLSATINEVMRGYLQSIGVM